The DNA window CCCACGGCGGCCGTCATCAAGGCGGCCCACGCCGCGGGTGCGTTTGCGCACGTGGACGCCGTCCAGGCCTTTGGGCGCATCGACCTCGACTGCGCCGACGCAGACGCCGTCTCCGTGGCCGCACACAAGATCGGAGGTCCGCTCGGCGTAGGCGCCGTCGCCATGCGCACGCGCTGCCCCTTCGACGCGCAGTCGCTGGGTGGTGGCCAAGAGATGGGCAAGCGCCCGGGCACGCAGGACGTCGCCGGTGCCGTCGCCTTCGCCGCGGCGGCAGAGCAGGTCTGCCGTGAGCTTCCGTCCGTGAGGCCGCAGGTGGAGGCGCTCGCCAACCACGTCTACGAGCGAATCTGCGCGCCCGGCTCGGGCATCATCCCCACGACGGTGGCGCACGTGGACCAGACGAGGCTTCCCGGCATGGTCAGCGTCATGGTGCCGAGCATGGACTCAGAGTCGCTCGTGCTCAAGCTCGACGACGCGGGCTTCGAGGTGTCGGCGGGCTCTGCCTGCTCCTCGGGCTCGCTCGACCCAAGCCACGTCCTCTCGGCCATGGGCATCGCCCGTGACGAGGCGCTCGGCTCGCTTCGCGTGAGCTTCGATGAGCGCGCGACGCTCGAGGAGCTTGACGCCTTCTGCGAAGCCCTGCTCGCAATCGTCTCGAGCAACTAACTGGGAGCTCGCCTCAAATGTGCGAGCTCCCAGTCGCAATTATCGCAAGGAGAAGAAAACGTGCTGGTAGGCGATCTTGAGGCGCTTATGTTCGAGCGCTTTCCACGAGAGCGGGCAGAAGCGTGGGACAGGCCCGGCCTCACCGTGGGCGATCCGCGCGCCGAGGTCGTGGCCGTGGCCTGCGCGCTCGATCCTACGCCCACAAACGTGAGAGCCTCCGCGGCACTTGGGGCGAACGTACTGCTCACGCACCATCCCGCGTTCCTGGATCCTCCGGCCCTGCTCACGCCAGAGCCTGCGACGAGCTCCCAGGCCGGCGCCGCCGCCTTCGAGGCCGCGAGGCTCGGCGTGTCGCTTGTCGCCATGCACACGAACCTCGACAAGAGCGAGGAGGCGCTTGGCCTCGCCGCCTCGCTCCTCAAGCTGTCCCGCACGGGAAGGCTCGTGGAGCCCGATGGCTACGGGGCTTTGCTCGACGCTCAGGGTCTTTCGCTGGGAGAGCTTGCCGACCGAGCCGCAGCGGCCTTCTCGTGCACGCCCGTCGTGTGGGGGAGCGAGAGCCGCAGGCTTGGACGCGTCGCGTTCTGCTCTGGTTCGCTGGGCTCCCTTGGCTCTTTCGCCGTCTCCCAAGGCGTCGATTGCGTGATTGCTGGGGAGGCCGGTTATCACCGGACGTTGGAGCTGTCGGAGCAGGGCGTTGCCGCTATACTCGTAGGGCACGACGCGTCAGAGCTGCCGTACGTGGGCCTTCTCGCCCAGGTGGTTCGTGACGCCAGACCTGATACGCGCATACACATCTTGGACGAGGGCCTGCGCTGGCACGCGCATGTCACAGAGGGAGGATCACATGTCTGAGGCATCCGAGCTGCTGAGGCTGCAGGAGATTGACCTAGAGCTCATGAGGACCAAGAAGACCGCAGAGGCGCTGCCGCAGCGCCAGAAGGTTGCCGCGGCCCGCGCCGCCGCCAAGAAGGTCGCCGGCGAGCTCACCAAGATCGTGGGGCAGCGCAAGGACCTGGAGATCGAGCTCGCAGACCTCGATGACTCCAAGCGCTTCTTCTCCGAGAAGGTCACCGAGATCCAGGATGGCACCTACAACCAGGACTTCCGCTCCGCCCAGGACATGGAGTACAACCTGGCTACGCTGGCCAAGAAGATCGAGAAGTGCGACTACGACACCGAGCACCTGCTTCCCAGGCTCGAGACCGTCGAGCGTGCCGAGAAGAACGCTCGCGCGCTCGCCGAGAAGCTCGAGCGCGAGGAGGCCGCCCAGGTTGCCTCGTTCAAGCAGGCCATGGACAAGATCACCGAGCAGGTGAAGGCGCTCGCCTCCGAGCGCGAGCGAATCGTGGCAGACCTCCCTGCCAGCATCGTCACGAGCTACGAGGCCGCGCGCAAGCGCTTTGGCGGCGTCGCTGTCGAGACGCTCGTGGGCAACCGTCCCTCCGCCTGCCGCGTGGCTCTTCAGCCCAGCTCCTTCACTGACATCCGTCGCAGCGGCGCAGAGGTCACGACGTGCCCGTACTGCAAGCGAATCCTCGTCGTCACCAACGAGGAGGCGTAAGGCCCATGCCAGAGATGCTCGTTGACGGCCACCCCGCCCGCGTGGCCTTGTTTGTTTCTGGTGGAATCGCCGCCTACAAGGCCTGCGAGGTCCTTCGCGGGCTGCAGAAGCAGGGCTGCGAGGTCCGCGTCTGCATGACGCGCCACGCAACCGAGCTCGTGGGCCCCAAGACCTTCGAGGCCCTCTCAGGCCATCACGTGACGCTCGACCTGTTCTGCGACGAGTGCTCGCCCATTCCACACATCGAGCTCGCCGAGTGGGCCGACCTCGCACTCGTGTGCCCGGCCACGGCCAACGTCATCGCCAAGATGGCTCACGGCATCGCCGATGACGCCGTGAGCACCACCCTGCTTGCGTGCTCCTGCCCCGTCGTCGTGGCGCCCGCCATGAACGTGCACATGTGGGAGAACCTTGCCACGGTCGCGAACGTCGAGACGCTCAAGAACCGCAACTACCTCGTCGTAGGCCCCGAGAACGGAAGGCTTGCCTGCGGCGAGTCGGGCATCGGCAAGCTGGCCCCGGTGGACCAGATCGTCTCGGCCACGCTCTATCGCCTGCGTGCCCGCGGAGACCTCTCCGGCAAGCGCGTGGTCATCACGGCTGGCCCCACGCATGAGCCGGTGGACCCCGTGCGCTACCTCTCCAACGCCTCCTCGGGCAAGATGGGGTATGCCATCGCCGCGGCGGCAGCCGCGCACGGCGCGCACGTGACGCTCGTCTCCGGCCCCGTCTCGCTTCCCGAGCCAGCCGGCGTGGGCGTGGTCCACGTCACCACGGCAGCTCAGATGCTCGAGGCCACGCAGGACGCCTTCGCCACGGCAGACGCGGCGATTCTTGCGGCCGCGGTTTCCGACTACCGACCCGAGCAGGCCGCCGACCACAAGCTCAAGAAGGCCGCCGAGCCCCTCGACAAGATCTCGCTCGCCGAGAACCCCGACATTCTCGCCACGCTCTCCCAGAGCAGGGGAGACCGCGTCGTCATCGGCTTTGCCGCCGAGACGAACGACGTGCTCGAGAACGCCCGCAAGAAGCTCGCGAGCAAGGGTTGCGACCTCATCGTCGCAAACGACGTCTCCCGCGCAGACTCCACGTTTGGCTCCGACACCAACCGCGTGACGCTCGTGAGCCCCCATGACGAGGTCGAGCTCGACTGCCTTCCCAAGGAGGAGGTCGCCGAGGCAATCATCGAGCGCCTCCACGAGATGCTCGAGCCCAGTGAGCCGGCCGGCGAGGTGGCCGAGGCGGACCAGACGCTGCTCATGCCGAGGACGGGTGCCGAGTGCTAGCCATCGGATGTCACATCTCGAGCGCCGGCGGCTTTGAGGCCATGGGCAAGCGAGCCCTGTCCCTGGGCGCCACGACGTTTGCCTACTTCACGAGAAACCCGCGCGGCGGAAGTGCCAAGAAGGCAGATCCGGCAGACGCCAAGGCCCTCGTCGAGCTCATGGGGCAAAACGGCTTCGGGCGCCTCGTAGCCCATGCCCCCTACACGATGAACCTCTGCTCGGCCAAGCCCGACGTTCGAGACTTCGCGCGCCGCGCCATGACAGAGGATCTCCAGACCATGGAGCTCGTTGCCGGCACCTACTACAACTTCCATCCCGGGTCTCACGTGGGGCAAGGCGTGCAGGAGGGCATCCGCCTCATCGCAGACGGCCTCAACGCGTGCCTCGAGCCAGGGCAATCCACCTGCGTGCTGCTCGAGACCATGGCAGGCAAGGGCACCGAGGTGGGCCGCACCTTCGAGGAGCTCGCCCAGATCATCGAGCTCGTTGACCACGACGAGTGCCTTGGCGTCTGCCTCGACACATGCCATGTGAGCGACGCCGGCTATGACATTTCGGCAAGTCTCGACGACGTGCTCTGCGAGTTCGACCGCGCGCTCGGGCTCACGCGGCTCAAGGCCCTGCACCTCAACGACTCCAAGAATCCCGTGGGCTCCCACAAGGACCGCCACGAGCGCCTGGGGCTCGGCCATCTCGGCCTCGATTGCTTTGCGGCCATCGTGCGAGACGAGCGCACGAAAAACCTCCCGATGATCCTCGAGACGCCCAACGAGCCGCAGGGCTACGCCGCAGAGATCGCCGCCCTGCGAGCGCTCGCGGACGGGGCAGACACAACCATGACGATGGCTTCGCTCGCGACTGCGAGAGACGAGTAGGACAAGGCAAGGAATCACGTGGGTATTCTCATAGGATGCGAACACCTGGGCCACGAGTGGCCGGGCAAGCCCGTGCTGGACGACGTCACGATCGGCGTGAACGAAGGTGACCGCATCGGCATCGTGGGCAAGAACGGCGACGGAAAGTCCACGCTGCTCCAGCTCATCGCACACACGCTCGAGCCAGACCGGGGATCGGTCACCTGGAGGGGCGGCATCTCGGTAGGCATGCTCGGCCAGTCGGACGACCTGGATAACGACCAGCCCGTGAGCCATGAGGTCGTGGGCGACATCCCCGAGTACGAGTGGGCCTCGAACCCCGAGACGCGCCGCAACATCGCCGAGCTCATCGGCGATGTTGACTGGAACGCTAAGGTGGGCACGCTCTCCGGCGGCCAGCGCCGTCGCGTGGACCTCACGAGGCTGCTCATTGGCACCTACGACGTGCTTCTGCTCGACGAGCCCACGAACCACCTCGACATGGGTGCCATCACCTGGCTCGCCGGTCACCTTCGCCACCGCTGGCAGAGGGGTGCCGGGGCCATGCTCGTCATCACACACGACCGATGGTTCCTCGACGAGACGTGCGAGAGTATGTGGGAGGTCCACGACCGCGTGGTCGAGCCGTTCGAGGGCGGCTACTCCGCCTACATCCAGCAGCGAGCTGAGCGCGAGCGCATGGCGCAGGCCACCGAGGAGCGCCGCCAGAACATCCTTCGCAAGGAGCTGGCCTGGCTCTCCCGCGGCGCCCAGGCGCGCTCGAGCAAGCCGAAGTTCCGCATCGAGGCGGCGCGAGCCCTCGTGGCAGACGTTCCGCCCATGAGAAACCCGCTCGAGCTCAAGCGCCTGGCCGTGAGCAGGCTCGGCAAGCAGGTCTTCGAGCTCAAGGGAGCAACCGTGGCCTATGACGGTCGCCCGGTCCTCGGTCCCCTCGACTGGCTCATCGGCCCGGGCGACCGCTACGGCATCCTCGGCGAGAACGGCGCGGGCAAGACCACGTTGCTTCGCCTCCTCGACGGAAAGCTCGCCCCCACGAGCGGGCGCGTCAAGATCGGCAAGTCGGTGAAGCTCGGCATCCTGTCGCAGCACATCGACCTTCTCGCCGACAAGCTCGACTGGCGCGTGCGAGAGCTTCTCGGCACGTACAAGAGGAGCTACGTCATCGGCGGCAAGGAGTACACGCCCACGAAGCTGCTCGAGAGTCTCGGGTTCGACAAGAACGAGCTCGACACGCCCATCGCCGACCTCTCCGGAGGCCAGTCGAGAAGGCTCGCCCTCATGTGCGTGCTGCTCGACGAGCCAAACGTCCTCATCCTCGATGAGCCCGGCAACGACCTGGACACCGACATGCTCGCCGTCATGGAGGACCTGCTCGACACGTGGCCGGGAACGCTGCTGCTCGTCTCGCACGACCGCTACCTCATGGAGCGCGTGACCGATGACCAGTACGCGCTCATCGACGGCCACCTTCGCCACGTCCCCGGCGGCGTCGACGAGTACCTCGGGCTCATCGGCAACCGCCATGGCGACGGCAACGTCTCGGGCAAGGGCCCGGCTCCCAAGGCACCCGTCACCGGGTCTGCGCAAAGCGCACCAGCCTCGGCCCAGGCCTCCAAGTCTGGCCTCTCGAGCTCGGAGGAGTGGCGCCTGAAGAAGCAGGTCGCGAGCCTCGAGCGCAAGATGGAGACGCAGCGCGGCCGCATCGAGGAGCTCGAGCTTGCCATGACCAAGGTCGACCAGACAGACTACGTGGCGCTCGAGAAGGCCCAGGCAGACGTCGACGCCGCAAAGCAGGCACTCGATGAACTCGAGGCCGAGTGGCTTGAGCTCGAGGAGACCCTCGAGGGGTAAGACAGAGAAGGAAAAGATCCACGAAGGCATGAACTACCTCGTTCTTCTGGGCATCGCGATCGTGATTGTGGGCTTTGCCCTCAAGCTTGACTCGATCCTCATCATCACCGTGGCCTCATGCCCATGACCATCGGCGCCATCGAGGCCATCGTGGCCTGCAAGGAAGACATCAAGGGTAACCTTGGCACCACGCACTAGAGAAGACGCAGGGCGGGTCGATGCCTCGGCTTGCCTTAAGAGAAAGGAGAGACCCATGGGTGCAATCTGCAGGGTCATGGCGGACTCCACGTGTGACTTCACGCCAGAGATGGCGCGCGAGCTCGATGTGAAGATCCTTCCGTTTCACTACGTCGAGGCAGGCAAGCCCGACGGCGGCCTGTCCGGGGACGACGACCTGTTCCAGTCCAGGTCTGCCCACGAGTTCTACGACGCCATTCGCCACGGTGCCATGCCCATGACGTCGCAGCCCTCCCAGCTTGAGTATGACGAGGCCTTCCAGCAGGCCTACGAGAGCGGCGTGCCCACGGTCCTGTTCTGCATCTCGAGCGGACTTTCCGGCGGCTACGAGGGAGCCTGCACGTCTCTGGAGCGCCTGAAGGAGGAGCACCCCGGCGAGGAGATCAGGATCTACGTCGTCGACGCGCTCGTGGCCTCAACGCCCCTCACGCTGCTCGTCCAGGAGGCTTGCCGCAAGAGGGACGAGGGCCTCAACGCCGAGCAGCTCGTTGCCTGGGCCGAGGAGGCGCGCTACAACCTGCACACGATCTTCATGGTCGACAACCTCGACGCACTGCACCGTGGCGGCCGCCTGCCCAAGGGAGTTGCCGTCATCGGTGACGCCCTCGACGTGAAGGCGCTGCTGCACTTCAACCTCGACGGAACCCTCGGCATTCGCGGCGTGGCGCGCGGTCGCAAGAAGGGCCTGCGTAAGATCGTCGACTTCTTCGAGAAGACGCGCGAGCTCGAGCCCTACGGGCATGTTGCCTGCGTGGGCGACGCAGACGCCCCCGAGGACGGCTATGCCATCGCCTCCGAGCTCCACGAGTTCGACCCCGAACTCGACATCACCAGGCCCACGATCGGTCCAACCATCGGCTCCCACGTGGGGCCCGGCATGGTCTCATGCTGCTTCTGGGGCAAGGACAGGCGCACCGACAAGCAGATCACCCGCGTGAAGGGCGTACGCTCGGCAAAGTAGCCGCTGGTCCCAGGCGGGGCGGTGATCTAACCGGGACAAATTTCAAATTGATTGAAATTTGTCCTTGCACAGCCTGGGACTAGCTGTTATTCTCTTTTCTGCTGCGAGTGAGCGGCAACGGGTGGTGGCGCAGTTTGGTAGCGCACTTGACTGGGGGTCAAGGGGTCGCTGGTTCGAATCCAGTCCACCCGACCAGAACTTGAGGAGCCTGGGGTTTACCCCAGGCTCTTTTGCTATCGAGCCAACGTGAGGAGAGGGCGCCGATGCTCAGGCTCGCAAGGTACCTCAAGGGATATGGCAAGGAATGCGCCCTGGCCCCGTTGTTCAAGTGTCTCGAGGCGGCGTTTCAGATTCTCGTCCCGCTCGTCATGGCCAGCGTCGTTGACGACGGCATCGCAAACGCCAACAAGGCCCACATCGCGATTTGCGCGGCCATTCTCGTGGCCATGGGGGTCGTTGGCTGGGTCTGCGCCGCCACGGCCCAGTACTTCTCGGCCAAGCTCGGCGCGGGCTTTGGCACGGCCCTCAGGGATGACCTGTTTGCCCACGTCATGAGCCTCTCCCGCCAGGACGTAGACGAGCTCGGCGCCTCAACGCTCATGACGAGGCTCACGAACGACACGAACCAGGTGCAGGACGGCGTGAACCTCTTCTTCAGGCTCGTTCTTCGCTGCCCCATCGCGATTCTCGGGTCCATTGGCGCGGCCTGGCTCGTCGATGGGGGAGAGGGCGTGCTGTTCGTCATCGTCTCGGCCATCGTCTTTCTGCTCGTCTGGCTCGTCATGCGCGTGGCGGTGAAAGGATATAGGGCCGTCCAGCACGGACTCGACGGCACCCTGCTCTCTACCAAGGAGCAGCTCGAGGGCGTCCGCGTGCTTCGCGCCTTTGGCCGCGAGCAGGACGAGCGTGACGAATTCAAAGGAAAGCTCGATGACCTGTGGGGTCGCCAGGTCCATGTGGGTGACGTCGCCGCATTCCTGAACCCGCTCACCTATGCCACCGTGAACCTTGGCCTCGTCGCCGTGCTCTATGCGGGAGGCGTGTCCATCGAGCTTGGCTCCATGACCCAGGGTGCGCTCGTGGCCATCGTGAACTACATGAGCCAGATGCTCGTGGAGCTTCTCAAGCTCGCAAACCTCGTGAACACCCTCTCCAAGGCCGAGGCGTGCGCCAAGCGCGTGAACGAGGTCTTCGACCGCACGCCCGCGATGGCAGACGGCACGCTTGACGCCCGGGGCCTGCCCGGCTCCATAGAGCTAAGGAACGTCACCTTTGCCTATCCCGGCGCCTCGGCACCCGCGCTCGCGGACGTGAGCCTGTCCGTGGCGCCTGGCGAGGTGCTGGGCGTCATCGGGGGAACGGGCTCGGGTAAGTCCACGCTCGCAAGCCTCCTCATGCGCTTCTACGACCCAACCGAGGGCATCGTGGCGCTCGGCGGCCACGACGTGCGCGAGCTTACCCTCACATCGCTCCATAGGCTCGTGGCACTCGTTGACCAAAGCTCCACGCTGTTCGCGGGCACGGTCGAGTCCAACCTGAGGCTCGCAAACGAGAATGCCCCCGCGGAGCAGCTGGCAAGCTGCATCGAGATCGCCCAGGCGCAGGACGTCGTTGCCGCAAAGGGAGGGCTCGAGGGAACCATCGAGCAGCTGGGCAGAAACCTCTCCGGCGGCCAGCGGCAGAGGCTCTCGATCGCTCGTACCCTCGCCAGGGCGCCTCGGATCCTCATCCTGGACGACGCGAGCTCGGCGCTTGACCTCGCGACGGATGCCCGGCTTCGCCACGCCCTTGCCACGAGGTGCCCGGGCGTCACGCAGGTGGTCATCTCCCAGCGCGTCTCGGCCATACGCCATGCAGACAAGATCGTCGTCCTCGAGGCCGGGCACGTCGCGGGAATCGGCACCCATGCAGAGCTCATGAGGACGTGCGCCGTGTACCAGGAGATCTGCGACTCCCAGCTCGAGAAGGAGGCCAGCCATGAGTAAGGCGGGAAACGTGGCCGCGGTCCCCACGGGCACGGTCTTAAGAACCATTCGCCAGCTCTCACCCCACGTACCTGCGCT is part of the Parolsenella massiliensis genome and encodes:
- a CDS encoding DegV family protein, with amino-acid sequence MGAICRVMADSTCDFTPEMARELDVKILPFHYVEAGKPDGGLSGDDDLFQSRSAHEFYDAIRHGAMPMTSQPSQLEYDEAFQQAYESGVPTVLFCISSGLSGGYEGACTSLERLKEEHPGEEIRIYVVDALVASTPLTLLVQEACRKRDEGLNAEQLVAWAEEARYNLHTIFMVDNLDALHRGGRLPKGVAVIGDALDVKALLHFNLDGTLGIRGVARGRKKGLRKIVDFFEKTRELEPYGHVACVGDADAPEDGYAIASELHEFDPELDITRPTIGPTIGSHVGPGMVSCCFWGKDRRTDKQITRVKGVRSAK
- a CDS encoding zinc ribbon domain-containing protein is translated as MSEASELLRLQEIDLELMRTKKTAEALPQRQKVAAARAAAKKVAGELTKIVGQRKDLEIELADLDDSKRFFSEKVTEIQDGTYNQDFRSAQDMEYNLATLAKKIEKCDYDTEHLLPRLETVERAEKNARALAEKLEREEAAQVASFKQAMDKITEQVKALASERERIVADLPASIVTSYEAARKRFGGVAVETLVGNRPSACRVALQPSSFTDIRRSGAEVTTCPYCKRILVVTNEEA
- a CDS encoding deoxyribonuclease IV, which produces MLAIGCHISSAGGFEAMGKRALSLGATTFAYFTRNPRGGSAKKADPADAKALVELMGQNGFGRLVAHAPYTMNLCSAKPDVRDFARRAMTEDLQTMELVAGTYYNFHPGSHVGQGVQEGIRLIADGLNACLEPGQSTCVLLETMAGKGTEVGRTFEELAQIIELVDHDECLGVCLDTCHVSDAGYDISASLDDVLCEFDRALGLTRLKALHLNDSKNPVGSHKDRHERLGLGHLGLDCFAAIVRDERTKNLPMILETPNEPQGYAAEIAALRALADGADTTMTMASLATARDE
- a CDS encoding cysteine desulfurase family protein, which gives rise to MTDKSYVYLDYAASAPLRPCAMEAWVGYHKRPHSVANPNSLHTLGRTAARELEGAHRALARCIGCGFRPNEVILTSGGTESNNLAVLGMAEGARRKSANKRTRVVLSAIEHDSVLDVASILRSRGFEVVLARPGRDGVVSAEEVASHVDEATALVSVMAANNETGVIQPTAAVIKAAHAAGAFAHVDAVQAFGRIDLDCADADAVSVAAHKIGGPLGVGAVAMRTRCPFDAQSLGGGQEMGKRPGTQDVAGAVAFAAAAEQVCRELPSVRPQVEALANHVYERICAPGSGIIPTTVAHVDQTRLPGMVSVMVPSMDSESLVLKLDDAGFEVSAGSACSSGSLDPSHVLSAMGIARDEALGSLRVSFDERATLEELDAFCEALLAIVSSN
- the coaBC gene encoding bifunctional phosphopantothenoylcysteine decarboxylase/phosphopantothenate--cysteine ligase CoaBC; the encoded protein is MPEMLVDGHPARVALFVSGGIAAYKACEVLRGLQKQGCEVRVCMTRHATELVGPKTFEALSGHHVTLDLFCDECSPIPHIELAEWADLALVCPATANVIAKMAHGIADDAVSTTLLACSCPVVVAPAMNVHMWENLATVANVETLKNRNYLVVGPENGRLACGESGIGKLAPVDQIVSATLYRLRARGDLSGKRVVITAGPTHEPVDPVRYLSNASSGKMGYAIAAAAAAHGAHVTLVSGPVSLPEPAGVGVVHVTTAAQMLEATQDAFATADAAILAAAVSDYRPEQAADHKLKKAAEPLDKISLAENPDILATLSQSRGDRVVIGFAAETNDVLENARKKLASKGCDLIVANDVSRADSTFGSDTNRVTLVSPHDEVELDCLPKEEVAEAIIERLHEMLEPSEPAGEVAEADQTLLMPRTGAEC
- a CDS encoding ABC transporter ATP-binding protein, with product MLRLARYLKGYGKECALAPLFKCLEAAFQILVPLVMASVVDDGIANANKAHIAICAAILVAMGVVGWVCAATAQYFSAKLGAGFGTALRDDLFAHVMSLSRQDVDELGASTLMTRLTNDTNQVQDGVNLFFRLVLRCPIAILGSIGAAWLVDGGEGVLFVIVSAIVFLLVWLVMRVAVKGYRAVQHGLDGTLLSTKEQLEGVRVLRAFGREQDERDEFKGKLDDLWGRQVHVGDVAAFLNPLTYATVNLGLVAVLYAGGVSIELGSMTQGALVAIVNYMSQMLVELLKLANLVNTLSKAEACAKRVNEVFDRTPAMADGTLDARGLPGSIELRNVTFAYPGASAPALADVSLSVAPGEVLGVIGGTGSGKSTLASLLMRFYDPTEGIVALGGHDVRELTLTSLHRLVALVDQSSTLFAGTVESNLRLANENAPAEQLASCIEIAQAQDVVAAKGGLEGTIEQLGRNLSGGQRQRLSIARTLARAPRILILDDASSALDLATDARLRHALATRCPGVTQVVISQRVSAIRHADKIVVLEAGHVAGIGTHAELMRTCAVYQEICDSQLEKEASHE
- a CDS encoding ABC-F family ATP-binding cassette domain-containing protein, coding for MGILIGCEHLGHEWPGKPVLDDVTIGVNEGDRIGIVGKNGDGKSTLLQLIAHTLEPDRGSVTWRGGISVGMLGQSDDLDNDQPVSHEVVGDIPEYEWASNPETRRNIAELIGDVDWNAKVGTLSGGQRRRVDLTRLLIGTYDVLLLDEPTNHLDMGAITWLAGHLRHRWQRGAGAMLVITHDRWFLDETCESMWEVHDRVVEPFEGGYSAYIQQRAERERMAQATEERRQNILRKELAWLSRGAQARSSKPKFRIEAARALVADVPPMRNPLELKRLAVSRLGKQVFELKGATVAYDGRPVLGPLDWLIGPGDRYGILGENGAGKTTLLRLLDGKLAPTSGRVKIGKSVKLGILSQHIDLLADKLDWRVRELLGTYKRSYVIGGKEYTPTKLLESLGFDKNELDTPIADLSGGQSRRLALMCVLLDEPNVLILDEPGNDLDTDMLAVMEDLLDTWPGTLLLVSHDRYLMERVTDDQYALIDGHLRHVPGGVDEYLGLIGNRHGDGNVSGKGPAPKAPVTGSAQSAPASAQASKSGLSSSEEWRLKKQVASLERKMETQRGRIEELELAMTKVDQTDYVALEKAQADVDAAKQALDELEAEWLELEETLEG
- a CDS encoding Nif3-like dinuclear metal center hexameric protein, with the protein product MLVGDLEALMFERFPRERAEAWDRPGLTVGDPRAEVVAVACALDPTPTNVRASAALGANVLLTHHPAFLDPPALLTPEPATSSQAGAAAFEAARLGVSLVAMHTNLDKSEEALGLAASLLKLSRTGRLVEPDGYGALLDAQGLSLGELADRAAAAFSCTPVVWGSESRRLGRVAFCSGSLGSLGSFAVSQGVDCVIAGEAGYHRTLELSEQGVAAILVGHDASELPYVGLLAQVVRDARPDTRIHILDEGLRWHAHVTEGGSHV